The sequence below is a genomic window from Rhizobium sp. NXC14.
GGCCTGAGCGTTTTCCAAATCGATACTTTGCGGCGCCTTTCTGGGCGCCGTTTCGTGTTTACTTACTCTTGTAAACGCACTTGTCATGCCTGCGCGCTCAAGTGCTATTAAGCGAGATAGACCGAAGCGTCTTACACGGCTCTCCTAATGGTGGGAGCCTTCATTTCGGTTGCCATCCTTAGGGTTGGGACGTGTTGAGTACAGAATGACGAATCCGATCACCCCGCCAACTGCATATTGCGTCCATGCAAAGCCGGCGCAAAACATGTCATGATAAATACACCAATGGCATAGGACTGCACGAGAGTAAGGCTAGTAAATTTCCGTAGAACCCATGCAACGGCCGCTCCTGTCAAGGCCATTGCAAGCGCTGCTCCTAATAGCTCCGCGACTAAACCCGCCAATCTTGTGCCCTCCCGAAATCAAAACTATAGCCCTGGAACAAGGCATCTCTTCCAAGGGGTTGCAATCACTGAGTGTTATGGTTGTGGAGATTGTTTGACCAACCAGCTGCTGCTCCAGCAACTACCTCTGCTTCACCGCCTTTGCCGAAACTCCTCGTTTACGTCCATTCCCTCTCTTCCGCGTCTCCGCTCTTTCCGCCTCCGCTGTTCGGCAGGCCTCCGTCTGCCCCCTGCCCTTGGCGGCCTTGGCGACCAGTTCGTCGAGATGTTTCAGCTCTTCCTCGTCGAGATTTTCGATGCCGATAAAGCGGTTCTCCGCATGGCTTGTCAAAATGATTTCGTTGAGTTTGGCTTGGATTGCCCGGGTGTCGCGCGTCTGGGCGTTCTGCAGGACGAAGACCATCAGGAAGGTGATGATGGTCGTTCCCGTGTTGATGATGAGCTGCCAGGTTTCCGAATAGTCGAAGAAAGGTCCGAGCAAGGCCCAGATAATAACGACGCACAGTGCCAGGATGAAGATGACGGGCTTACCCGCCCATTCCGATGTCTTGCTTGCGAAGCGGGCAAACAGATGCGTCATCATCACCTCTGAAATCTCTCCTCGGAGTAAAAAAACTCCGAGGCAGGTTCGAGGTTCCCGAAAATCGGGGATCCCACGGTATCAAGGTTTTCCCGCGGGCAGGACCGAAGCTACACAGCTTCCCGCGCAATCAGCTTGCGATAGAGATGCCAGGTCGCGTGGCCGAGGATCGGGATAACGAGTGCGAGTCCAGCAAAGACCGGGATGGTGCCGACGACGAGAAGTCCGGCGACGATCAGGCCCCAGAGCAGCACCGGTACCGGATTGGCGATCGTCGCACGAATCGAGGTCACGACGGCGGCAACCGCTCCGACGTCGCGGTCGAGCAGAAGCGGAAAGGTGATGACCGATATCGCCAGCACGACGAGCGCGAAGACAAAACCGATGAGATTGCCCCAGATGATCAGCTGCAGGCCCTGGGCCGTACCGAAGACCTGGCGGGTGAAGTCCGTCATGGTGCGCGGGAACACATCACCGAGAAGATTGGCGTACAGCGTCTGTGCCGTCACCAGCCAGACGACGAAAAGGGCAAAGAGCATCAGTCCGACGGCGATGATCGATGGCAGCGCCGGCGAATGGCGCACCTCAAGCGCATGCGTCCATGACGTATCGAGGCCTTCCTCGCGTCGGCGGCTGATCTCATAAAGACCGATCGCCGCAATCGGACCGATCAGCACGAAACCGGACATCAGCGGGAATACCATCGGCAGCAGGTTGGCGCCGGAGGTCCACAGCGTCAGGAAGACGCCGGCGATTGGATACATCAGGCACAAGAACACATAGTGGGAAGGCTTTTCACTGAAATCGTCGAGCCCGCGCTTCAGCGCGTCGAAGACGTCGGCGATACTGATACGATTGACCACGGGCCGCGCCAGGTTTTCACTGGCACCCGTCATGACATGAAATGCCGCCATGGCTTTCTCCTCCTCAGCCGAGACTTTGGTCGGCCGCGGATAGGCATCGGCGGGCAAGCCGATACGAAATCCGCAACCGGCACTGGAGCAACATAACAAAATTCATCGCCCGTGTCGCTCTCTCCCTTGCCGCCCCCTCTTGACATCTTGGGCGGGCTTTCTCACATCGGCGGCTCTATGAAAGCCTCAGACGCAGATATCCTTATCATCCCCGGCTATACCAATTCCGGCCCCGGCCATTGGCAGAGCCGCTGGGAGGCGAAGCTCAGCACGGCGCGGCGCGTCGAACAGGCCGAATGGACGAAGCCGGTCCGCGAGGACTGGATCGCCCGTATCGCCGAAGAGGTGAACGCCTCGACCCGCCCCGTTGTGCTCGTCGCCCACTCGCTCGGCGTGCCCTCGGCAATCCATGCCATCCCGCATTTCCGCAAGCGGGTGGCAGGCGCTTTCCTCGTCGCTCCGCCTGAAGTCACCAATCCGGATATCCGCCCCAAGCACCTGATGACCTTCGGGCCCTATCCGCGCGACCCACTGCCCTTCCCTTCCATCACCGTCGCCAGCCGCAATGATCCGTTCGGCAGCTACGAGCATGCCGACGATATCGCCAGTTGCTGGGGTTCCTTCCTCGTCGATGCCGGCGAGGCGGGACATATCAGCGCTGAATCCGGGCACGGCCCCTGGCCGGAAGGAACAATGGTCTTCGCCCAGTTCCTCAGCCGCCTCTCTGTCTGATTTGGGAGACCCGGCGCTCGTCATTTCAGCGACCACTTTCTAAGGCTTTCTTAATAGAAGTGCCGCAGACTGCGCCGAGATGAAATCAGCGAGAATGCCCGTGAGGAAAGCCCATTCAGGGGCCCATGAAGCGCATGGCGATCCTGCAGCGGCTGAGGCCGGCGATGGGTCGACCGACGATTCTGATCTGGCTGAGCGCGAGAGCCGCTGGAACCATGCGCTTGTTGGTTCCGGCCTCGGCGTATGGGACCACAATTACCGTCTAAACCGGAAATATTATTCGCCGACGTGGAAAACCATCCGGGGAATGGCGCCGGACGAGGACGTCGCCGGCGACTACGAGGCTTGGCTGCAACTCGTCCATCCGGACGACCGCGACTTTGTCGCTCATGCGATCGACCGGCAGAATGCCGGCGATCCGGATTATCAGATCTTCCAATATCGTGAACGCCACAGGGACGGCCACTGGGTCTGGATCGACTGCCGTGGGGCCTGCGTCGAGTGGGATGAGAATGGCGTACCGACGCGCGTCGTTGGAACGGATACCGATATCACCGCCCGCAAGGAAGCCGAGGAGACGCTGTCGCGCCTGTCGCGCCGGCTCGACCTGGCGCTGGAAGTTTCCCGCATCGGCGTCTTCGAGGCCGATATCGAAAATGACGTCGTCGAATGGGATGATCGCCTGATTGCCATCTACGGCTTGCAGGGTGCGGCACGCAAGATCGGCGGTGACGCCTGGGCCAGGAGCCTGCATCCGGATGACCGTGAACGCGTGCTCGGCCTCGCCGATCGCAGCGTCGAAAGCGGCAGCGATTTTCAGCAGGAATACCGCATCATCCGCGGCGACGGAGTCGAACGAATCATCCGTGCCCGCTCGGCCTTCTTCGTCGACGGCAACGGCCAACGCAAACTGATCGGCGCCAATTGGGACGTCACCGAGGAGGTCGCGCTTCGCAACGAGCTGCAGCGCGCCAAGGATTTGGCGGAAGCCCGCAACCGCGAACTCGAAGCCGCCAAGGAGAGCATCGAGCATCTGGCGTTGCACGATTACCTCACCGGCCTGCCCAACCGCCGCTATCTAGACAAGATGCTGGATGACCGAGCAGCGGAATGCCGGGTTAACGGCCTCGCTTTGGCGGTTCTGCATATCGATCTCGACCGCTTCAAGCAGATCAACGATACCCTCGGCCATCGGGCGGGCGACGCAATGCTGCAACACACCGCAAGTGTGCTCAGACATTCCGTTCGCGCCGCTGATTTCGTCGCGCGTATCGGCGGTGACGAATTTGTCATCCTCTGCGCCGTCGATGCTGCATCGAAGAAGATCGCCAGCCTGGCCGAACGCCTGATCCGCGAATTGCGCCGGCCCGTCAGATATGAGGGGCATGACTGCCGTTTCGGCGCCAGCATCGGCATCGCGGTCGATGGCGGCGCCAAGCTCGACGCCAAGCAGACGCTGCTCGACGCCGACATTGCGCTCTATCGCGCCAAGGGTCTTGGCCGAAACCGCTTCGAATTCTTCTCGGCATCGGCCCGCAACGATATCGTCTCCGCCAAGCAGCTCGCCGATGAAATCCTCATCGGCCTGGAGCGCGATGAATTCGTGCCGTTCTATCAGTTGCAGTTCGACGCCCGCACGCTCGATGTCACAGGCATCGAGACGCTCGCCCGCTGGCAACACCCCGTGCACGGGCTGCTGACGCCGGATCGCTTTCTCGATATCGCCGAGGATCTCGACGTCGTCTCGACGATCGACGCCCTGATCCTGGAGCGCGCGCTGGCAGACCGGCGTGCCTGGATCAAGGATGGGCTGTCGATCCCCAAAATATCGGTCAACGTCTCCGCCCGGCGGCTGACCGATCCCGACCTCGGCAAAAAGCTCCGCGCCCTGAAGATCGAACCCGGCGCCATCGCCTTCGAACTGCTGGAATCGATCTCGCTCAATGATTGCGACGAGGCGGTGGCCGCCAATTTGAAAAAGCTGCGCAAGCTCGGCATCGACATCCATATCGACGACTTCGGCACCGGCCACGCCTCGATCGTCAGCCTTCTGCGCCTGAGCCCGAACACGCTGAAGATTGATCGCGAGCTGATCCGCATGCTGCCGCACTCGGCCGAGCAGCGTAAGCTCGTCGGCGCGATCATCGATATCGGGCGCTCGCTCAATATACTCGTCATTGCCGAGGGCGTGGAGACGGCGGATCATGTCCGCATTCTGGAGCAACTCGGCTGCGACACGCTGCAGGGCTATGCGCTCGCCCGGCCGATGCCGGCCATGCAGATCCCCTCCTTCATTCGCGCTGGATGCTGGCGCCTCGGGCTGACCGCCGCGCGCGGCCTGCAGACGCATCTTCGCCGCGCGCTGCCAAGCAGAAGAGTCAAATAAAACCTGTATAAGCGGCCCGCCATTTCGCCTTCATTCCACCGTAGAGGAAAAGCCGCTAGACTCGTAAAGCGAATTCATTCGATTCTCTTGGCGCTATTCCGTAAAATCCGGAAATAGGGCCACCAAATCCGGGAACCGCGGCCACGAAATCCGGAAACCGGGGAAGGAGCGACAGGCGGATTGTGAAACACTCTCTTTTCCTTTAAGGGGACGCCACGAGATCGATCCACTCGCGCTATCCCAAGAGCGCCAACAACAGAGAATGACCAAGATGAACCGTCGCCGCCGTATCTACGAGGGCAAGGCAAAGATTCTGTATGAGGGTCCGGAGCCGGGCACTTTGATCCAGTTCTTCAAGGACGATGCCACCGCCTTCAACAAGAAGAAACACGAAGTCATCGACGGCAAGGGCGTCCTCAACAACCGCATTTCCGAATATATCTTCAGCCACCTGAACAAGATCGGCATCCCCACCCATTTCATCCGCCGGCTCAATATGCGCGAGCAGCTGATCAGGGAAGTGGAGATGATCCCGCTGGAGATCGTCGTGCGCAACGTCGCTGCCGGTTCTCTCGCCAAGCGCCTTGGTATCGAGGAAGGCGTCGTGCTGCCCCGCTCGATCATCGAGTTCTATTACAAGTCCGATGCGCTCGACGATCCGATGGTCTCCGAAGAGCACATCACCGCCTTCGGCTGGGCCAATCCGGCCGAGCTCGACGACATCATGGCACTCGCCATCCGCGTCAACGATTTCATGACCGGTCTCTTCCTCGGCGTCGGCATCCAGCTTGTCGATTTCAAGATCGAATGCGGCCGCCTCTTCGAAGGCGATCTGATGCGCATCATCCTCGCCGACGAGATCTCGCCGGACAGCTGCCGGCTCTGGGATATCGAAACCCGCGAGAAGATGGACAAGGACCGGTTCCGCCGCGACCTCGGTGGCTTGCTTGAAGCCTACTCCGAAGTCGCTCGCCGTCTCGGCATCATCAATGAAAACGAGCCTGTGCGCGGCACCGGCCCCGTTTTGGTTAAGTAAAGATCGTCTGGTCAAGTAAGGCAGGAAAGACAAAGTGATCAAGGCTCGTGTCACCGTCACGCTGAAAAACGGCGTTCTCGATCCGCAGGGCAAGGCCATCGAAGGGGCGCTCAGCGCCCTCGGCTTTTCGGGCGTCGGCCATGTAAGGCAGGGCAAGGTCTTCGACCTCGAGCTCGAAGGCGCCGACAAGGCCAGCGCCGAGGCAGACCTCAAGGCGATGTGCGAAAAACTGCTCGCCAACACGGTCATCGAGAATTACGCGATCGCGATCGACTGACCTGCGGACCTGCCCGTCAACCGGCGGGTCTTATGGATTGAGCGTCATGCTGAAGGCAAAGCTGGAGACGGAAGTCTCGAAATTCATGAGCTATGTTTTGCGCCATGCGCCGGATGCCGCAGGCTTGACGCTTGATGCCGAGGGTTGGGCGTCGTTCGATGATCTCGAAAAGGTGCTGACGTCGAAATACGGCGTCTCCCGCGCCGATATCGTCGAGATCATCGACAACAGTCCGAAGAAACGCTTCACGCTTGTCGATAACAGGATCCGCGCCAATCAAGGTCACAGTGTCGCGGTCGATCTGGCGTTAGCCCCGGTTGAACCGCCGGCAGTTCTCTTTCACGGCACGTCACTCACGAACTGGCCGTCGATCGAGCGCGAAGGCCTGAAGAAGATGGAGCGGCACCACGTCCATCTGTCGGCCGACATCGATACGGCGAAAATTGTCGCCGTGCGCCGCAAGGGCGACTATATCATTCTGCGTGTCGACGCAGCCGCCATGTTTTCAGAAGGCCATTCTTTCTTTGTCGCGGACAATGGAGTATGGCTCGCCGAGAGCGTTCCAGTCCAATATCTTTCGCGAAATGCGGGGACTCTATGAAATCAGCCGTCGTTCAACTTCCGGGCCTCAACCGCGATCGCGACATGATCGCCGCTCTCACCAAGATCTCGGGTCACCAGCCGGTGACGATCTGGCAAACGGAGACGGAAATCCCCGACGTTGACCTGATCGTCATCCCCGGCGGCTTCTCCTATGGCGATTATCTGCGCTGCGGCGCGATCGCCGCCCGCATGCCGGTCATGCAGGCGATCATCGACAAGGCTGCAAAGGGCGTGAAGGTGCTCGGCGTCTGCAACGGCTTCCAGATCCTCGTCGAAGCGGGCCTGCTGCCGGGCGCGCTGATGCGCAACGCCTCGCTGAAATTCGTCTGCCGCGAGATCAAGCTCGAAGTCGTCAATGCCGAGACGGATTTCACCCGCGCCTACGCGCAAGGACAGGTCATCCGTTGCCCGGTCGCCCATCACGACGGCAATTATTTTGCCGACGAAGCGACGTTGGCGAAGATCGAGGGCAATGGTCAGGTTCTGTTCCGTTATGCCGAGGGCACCAATCCGAACGGCTCGATCAACGACATTGCCGGCGTGATGAACGAAAAGGGCAATGTGCTCGGCATGATGCCGCATCCGGAAAACCTGATCGAGGCCGCCCATGGCGGTTCGGATGGCCGGGCCCTCTTCGCCTCGGCGCTCGACGTCGTCGCCGCCTGACCTCACCTCAGCCATGCCGCCCGCAGGCCTACCGCGGGCAACGGCATGCAGCCGAGAAGACCTTCATCCGGATCACTGGAGCAAGATCAATGCGCCCTCGCCTCACCGTCGCAAACGCCGCTTTGTTGACCGCTCTGGCAACCGTTGTCGCGGCCTGCCAGTCGCCGGCACCGGCGGCAGGCCCAAACCGGGCGGCGTTGCCGACGATGGAGCGCGTAGCGCTCGGCGCCAATGCCTGCTGGTTCAAATCTGGCGATCCGGCCTTTGCAGCCTATAAGCTCGCTCCGGAACTCAATTCCTTCTCCGGTCGGCCGCGCATCCTGCTCGTCCACAAGGGCAGCCCGGAAAGCCGGCCGCTGCTCGTCGTCCAGGCCGAGGGAAACCCCGCCCATCTGCAGGCCTTTGGTCCGATGATGCAGGAGCCTGTCGCCGGCCGCATCGCCGCCGATGTCAATCGTTGGTCCGGCGGCAACAGGGCCTGCAAATGATCGCTGCGGTCACCCGCAGCATCAGTCCCAGAAAAATGACTTGCTGATTTCGCGTGCGGCTTCGGACTGCGAAACCCCGATATCCTTGAGTCCTGCCGCAGTAAGCTCCCTGAGCGCGCGCCGGCCCTCCCGCTTCTGATGCCAAAGACGAATGGCGGCCCAGATCCGTCCCAGATGCGTCGTCGCTTCGACAGGCGGGCTGGGAAGGATGACGCGCCTGTCCTCATAAGAGACAATAGGTACAATTGGCGTATTGATGTCGGGCAATGCAGACATTTCAGGAATCCTCTCGGCTCGTCCTTGGGATTGATTCTTAATCTTGACAGGTATGCGGTGACAATATAAGCAATTGTCACCATGACAAATTGGCTTCCTGATCTTTCCCGCGGCTCCGGGCCGGTCTATCTCCGACTTGCCGACAGCATCGAATCCGCCATTGCGAGCGGCGCCCTGCCCGCCGGCAGCAAATTGCCGCCGCAGCGCAATCTTGCCTATGATATCGGCGTGACGATCGGCACGATCGGCCGCGCCTATGCGCTGGTGCACGAGCGCGGCCTGGTTGCCGGCGAGGTGGGCCGCGGCACCTATGTGCTGAACCGCGCCGAAACGCCGCCCGGCGAACAAACCGATGCACTGGCCGTCTCGCTCGGCGGCACTCGCTTTCAGGACGCGCCCGCTGACAAGATCCGTTTCGATACGACAGCCGCCCCAGACCTCGGCCAAGGCAAGATCATCTCAGCCATCCTCGCCGAGATCGGCGAACAGCATCTCACCGAGATTTCCTCCTATTCCCGTAGTTTTCCGCGCAACTGGTTCGACGCCGGCCGCCGCTGGCTTGCCCGCAGCGGCTGGACACCGGAGGTCGAAAACATCGTGCCGACGCTCGGCGCCCATGCCGCGGCGGTCGCCGTTATTGCCGCTGTCTCGGCGCCGGGCGACAAGATCGTCTTCGAAAATCTGACCTATACCCAGGTCAGCCGCAGCGCCCGCCTTCTCGGCCGCCGCACGGTGACGGTCGATTCGGACGAATTCGGCTTCATTCCTGACGATTTCGAACGGCTCTGCCAGCAGCAGCATCCGAAGATCGCCTTCCTGATGCCGACCGTGCATAATCCGACAGTGACGATCATGCCCTACGAGCGGCGCGCAGCGATTGCTGCAATTGCCAGAAAGCACAGCGTCTGGCTAATCGAGGACGACCTCTACGGCGGCATGGCCGACGATGAGACGCCACTCATCGCCGCGCTTGCGCCCGACCGCACCTTCCTGGTCAACGGCCTGTCGAAATCGGTCGCCGCCGGTGTGCGCGGCGGCTGGGTCGCCTGCCCGCCACATTTTGCCCAGCGCATCAAGGTGACGCACAGGATGGTCACGGGCGGCCTGCCTTTCATCCTGGCGGAGACCTGTGCCCGCTTGGTCGAAAGCGGCCGGGCGCACGAAATCCGCAAGGAAGTTATCCGAGAACTCTCCCGGCGCGCCCACCTCGCCCGCGAGCATCTGCGGGGTTTCGACTTCGCGTCGCACCCACATGCGCCCTTCCTCTGGCTGAAACTGCCGGAGCCCTGGATGTCCGGCACCTTTAAGAATGCAGCCTTTCGCGACGGCGTGCTGGTCGATGACGAAGACGAATTCAAGGCGGCTCGCAGCGAGAAAACCTACTACCGCATTCGCATCGGCTTCTCCTCACCCAAAACGGGCCAGGAATTGACCGCAGGCCTGATGATCCTGCGCCGGCTGCTGGAAAATGGCGGATCCGCCTATGACGGCGAAATATGACCTGTTGCAAATACACGCCATAATTCCGAAAAAAGAGCACACGCCTGACGAGAGCGCTTTACCACTGCGACCCCCATGCTACCTCTTTGTCATTCCCGCTTGGTGCGAATCAAAGGACGGCAGATGAGGGTCGAGTTCGGAAAGATGGCGTTACGCTTCTTGGGGCTGGCATCCGTGGCGGCCGTAGCCGTCACCTCGATGGCGAGTTCGGTCAATGCCGGCGAGCAGATATTCGATGAATTGCGTTTCGGGGCCTCCGCCTCGGTGCAATCGGGTCGTGCCGGGGAAGATGGCGTCTTTCCGGAGATTACCGCTCTCTTCGATCCTTTCGGATATGAGCAGGCTGTCGGCTGGCAGCAACAGCTGTTGCATCCTCGTGTCCATCTCGGCACGTCGATCGGCACTTCGGGTGAAGCAACCCAATTCTTCACGGGCTTCACCTGGACAGTCGATCTCAATGAAAAACTCTTTGCCGAAGCCGGATTCGGCGGCGTCATCCATACCGGCGAGCTGGACGACAATGATGACGGCCCGGAACTCGGCTGCCGCGTCCTGTTCCACGAATATGTCGGCGCCGGTTACCGTTTAACCCGCAATTGGAACGTGATGGCCCAGATCGCCCACTCCTCTCATGCCGATCTCTGCGACGGCCCGAATGACGGAATGACGCGCGCCGGCATCCAGATCGGCTACAAGTTCTGAGCGATTGGCGCCTTTACGAGAAAAGCCTGCCCGCCCTCTGTTGACGGCGGGCTTTTTTCTGTCGCGCGTCGCCGCTACATAAGCTAAAGACAGCGCAAAACGCGCCAGGGACTTTCCGCTCATGACCATTCCAAACACCATCCCGATCACGCCGGAACTCATTGCAAGCCACGGCCTGAAGCCGGACGAGTACCAGCGCATCCTGGATCTGATCGGCCGCGAGCCGACCTTCACCGAGCTCGGCATCTTCTCGGCCATGTGGAACGAGCACTGCTCCTACAAATCCTCGAAGAAATGGCTGCGCACGCTGCCGACCAAGGGGCCACGCGTCATCCAGGGGCCTGGCGAGAATGCCGGCGTCGTCGATATCGATGACGGGGATTGCGTCGTCTTCAAGATGGAGAGCCACAACCACCCCTCCTATATCGAGCCATACCAGGGTGCTGCGACCGGCGTCGGCGGCATCCTTCGCGACGTCTTCACCATGGGCGCGCGCCCGATCGCCGCGATGAACGCGCTGCGTTTTGGCGAACCGGATCATCCGAAGACCCGCCATCTCGTCTCCGGCGTCGTTTCCGGAGTCGGCGGTTACGGCAATTCCTTCGGCGTTCCCACGGTCGGTGGCGAAGTCGAGTTCGATGCGCGTTATAACGGCAACATACTCGTCAACGCCTTTGCCGCTGGTATCGCCAAATCCAACGCCATCTTCCTCTCCGAAGCCAAGGGCGTCGGCCTTCCGGTCGTCTATCTCGGCGCCAAGACCGGCCGCGACGGCGTCGGCGGCGCGACAATGGCATCGGCCGAATTCGACGAATCGATCGAAGAAAAGCGCCCGACAGTTCAGGTCGGCGACCCCTTCACCGAAAAATGCCTGCTCGAAGCCTGCCTCGAGTTGATGCAGACCGGCGCCGTCATCGCCATCCAGGACATGGGTGCGGCCGGCCTCACCTGCTCGGCCGTCGAAATGGGCGCCAAGGGCGATCTCGGCATTCTGCTGGAACTCGACAAGGTGCCGGTCCGTGAAGAGCGGATGACCGCCTATGAGATGATGCTGTCGGAAAGCCAGGAGCGCATGCTCATGGTGCTGCAGCCGGAAAAGGAAGAGCAGGCCAAGGCGATCTTCGTCAAATGGGGCCTCGACTTCGCCATCGTCGGCAGGACGACCGACGACCTGCGCTTCCGCGTCATGCATCAGGGCGAAGAAGTCGCCAACCTGCCGATCAAGGATCTCGGCGACCAGGCGCCGGAATATGACCGCCCCTGGCGTGAATCCGGCAAGCCTGCGCCCCTGCCCGCCAATCTCGTCGCGGCGCCTAAGGATTACGGCCAGGCGCTGCTCCAGCTCGTCGGCTCCGCCAATCAGTCGAGCCGCCGCTGGGTCTATGAGCAGTATGACACGCTGATCCAGGGCAACTCGCTGCAGCTCCCCGGCGGCGACGCCGGCGTCGTGCGCGTCGATGGCCACAAGAGCAAGGCGCTTGCCTTCTCCTCCGACGTGACGCCGCGTTATGTCGAGGCCGATCCCTTCGAGGGCGGCAAGCAGGCGGTCGCCGAATGCTGGCGCAACATCACCGCGACCGGCGCCGAGCCGCTTGCCGCCACCGACAATTTGAACTTCGGCAACCCCGAAAAGCCCGAGATCATGGGCCAGTTCGTGCAGGCGGTGAAGGGAATCGGCGAAGCATGCCGCGCGCTCGACTTTCCGATTGTCTCCGGCAACGTCTCGCTCTACAACGAGACCAATGGCGTCGCCATCCTGCCGACGCCGACGATTGCAGGCGTCGGCCTGCTGCCGGACTGGCGCAAGATGGTCCGCATCGGCAGCGCCAATGACGGCGACAAGGTAATCATGATCGGCGTCGACGGCAGCCATCTCGGTCAGTCCGTCTATCTCAGAGACCTGCTCTCCAGTCGTGAAGGGCCGGCGCCGGAAGTCGATCTCTTCGCCGAGCGCCGCAATGGCGATTTCGTCCGCTCCGTCATCCGCAACGGCCAGGCGACCGCCTGCCACGACATATCCTCGGGCGGTCTGGCCGTCGCGCTCGCCGAAATGGCCATGGCCTCGGACAAAGGCATGAAGATCGATCTCGGCGAAGGCAAGGGTGCTGCGCATGCGCTGCTCTTCGGCGAAGACCAGGCCCGTTATGTGCTGACTGTGCCGGCCGATGTCGCCGATTTCGTCTGCGTCAATGCGGAAGGCGCCGGCGTTCCCTTCCGTCGCCTCGGCACGGTCGGGGGCGATACACTTGATGTCGGCGATCTTATTTCACTGCCGATTCAGCAATTGCGCGATGCCCATGAATCGTGGTTCCCTGACTTCATGGAAGGCCGCGGCGAGCTTGCCGCGGAATGATGCGCAAGGAGTAACGATCATGGCCATGAAACCCGGCGATATCGAAGACATGATCAAGGCTGGGATTCCCGGTGCCAAGGTGACGATCCGCGATCTGGCGGGCGACGGCGATCACTACGCCGCCGAAGTCGTCGCTGAAGCCTTCCGCGGCAAGAGCCGCGTACAGCAGCACCAGATGGTCTACGAGGCGCTGAAGGGAAACATGGGCGGCGTATTGCACGCTCTCGCCCTGCAGACCTCCGCGCCGGATTGACATGCCGGCTTCGGCCGGCCGAAGCTTTGAAATAAAGAGGCCCGGGCGGAAGGATTCTTTCCTTCCGGGTCTTTAGTTCTCTGCAAAGCGGTTCTGCATGACAACGGTGTCCGGCCTCGCATGCGCCGTGCTTCAACCTCCCTCATTCCTGCCCTCGGGCTTGACCCAAGGGACATCCCAGGAATGCTGCCACCGCGCTTCAGCTCGGTGAATGACTAATGCTCCCCGACCGCCGTAACCTGGCGCGAACGATTTAGGTCAGGCTGATACGCTTGCCCGCCGCGGCGGATCGCTTCACGGCTTCGATAACCTTTAAGGTTTCTAGTCCCTCACGTCCGCTGACCAGCGGCGCTTCTTCCCCTCTGATGACCCTGCAAAGCTGGCGTATCTGCAGGACTAGCGGATCCTCGTTCTCGATTTCGGCGCGATGACATTCGAACGGTTCCATCCAGCTCCTTTTGCCCGGATTGCTCCACATGTTGAGCGACGGCACCGACAGCGACCCGTGGGTGCCGCCGATCATGTAGCAAGCCTCCTCGGTTTTAGGGTAAGCGGGGTTTTCGCCGGTCGTCATCTCCCAACTCCATGGCGCGACGACGGAATCCGAAACGGAAGCAGTCCCGAGAATTCCGTTCTTGAACTCGATGAGGATCACCGCGGTCTCCTCAACGGCGTTTCCGCGAACTGCGTTGGATTCGAGCGCCTGGACCGCCGTGACATCCCCGAA
It includes:
- a CDS encoding RNA 2'-phosphotransferase; this translates as MLKAKLETEVSKFMSYVLRHAPDAAGLTLDAEGWASFDDLEKVLTSKYGVSRADIVEIIDNSPKKRFTLVDNRIRANQGHSVAVDLALAPVEPPAVLFHGTSLTNWPSIEREGLKKMERHHVHLSADIDTAKIVAVRRKGDYIILRVDAAAMFSEGHSFFVADNGVWLAESVPVQYLSRNAGTL
- the purQ gene encoding phosphoribosylformylglycinamidine synthase subunit PurQ, translating into MKSAVVQLPGLNRDRDMIAALTKISGHQPVTIWQTETEIPDVDLIVIPGGFSYGDYLRCGAIAARMPVMQAIIDKAAKGVKVLGVCNGFQILVEAGLLPGALMRNASLKFVCREIKLEVVNAETDFTRAYAQGQVIRCPVAHHDGNYFADEATLAKIEGNGQVLFRYAEGTNPNGSINDIAGVMNEKGNVLGMMPHPENLIEAAHGGSDGRALFASALDVVAA
- a CDS encoding DUF1127 domain-containing protein, translating into MSALPDINTPIVPIVSYEDRRVILPSPPVEATTHLGRIWAAIRLWHQKREGRRALRELTAAGLKDIGVSQSEAAREISKSFFWD
- a CDS encoding PLP-dependent aminotransferase family protein translates to MTNWLPDLSRGSGPVYLRLADSIESAIASGALPAGSKLPPQRNLAYDIGVTIGTIGRAYALVHERGLVAGEVGRGTYVLNRAETPPGEQTDALAVSLGGTRFQDAPADKIRFDTTAAPDLGQGKIISAILAEIGEQHLTEISSYSRSFPRNWFDAGRRWLARSGWTPEVENIVPTLGAHAAAVAVIAAVSAPGDKIVFENLTYTQVSRSARLLGRRTVTVDSDEFGFIPDDFERLCQQQHPKIAFLMPTVHNPTVTIMPYERRAAIAAIARKHSVWLIEDDLYGGMADDETPLIAALAPDRTFLVNGLSKSVAAGVRGGWVACPPHFAQRIKVTHRMVTGGLPFILAETCARLVESGRAHEIRKEVIRELSRRAHLAREHLRGFDFASHPHAPFLWLKLPEPWMSGTFKNAAFRDGVLVDDEDEFKAARSEKTYYRIRIGFSSPKTGQELTAGLMILRRLLENGGSAYDGEI
- a CDS encoding acyloxyacyl hydrolase encodes the protein MRVEFGKMALRFLGLASVAAVAVTSMASSVNAGEQIFDELRFGASASVQSGRAGEDGVFPEITALFDPFGYEQAVGWQQQLLHPRVHLGTSIGTSGEATQFFTGFTWTVDLNEKLFAEAGFGGVIHTGELDDNDDGPELGCRVLFHEYVGAGYRLTRNWNVMAQIAHSSHADLCDGPNDGMTRAGIQIGYKF